One Candidatus Brocadia sp. genomic region harbors:
- the gatA gene encoding Asp-tRNA(Asn)/Glu-tRNA(Gln) amidotransferase subunit GatA, with product MRLFESTALQIKAKILSKEIHVTELVKHFVKRIKDVEPNIQAYITIHEEEALKKAAEIDKKIENAEKVGLLAGIPVAVKDNICTKNLYTTCASEILKNFIPPYDAFVVNRLKEEDAVIIGKTNLDEFAMGSSTENSRYKVTRNPWNLDYVPGGSSGGSAAAVAADLSIMALGSETGGSVRQPAAFCGVVGLKPTYGRVSRYGLVAFGSSLDQVGTVTKDVSDAALILQVIAGYDLHDSTSANVPVPDYLNGIDSGIDGLRIGIPKEYFATGLSADVHKALKDALKVYERLGAKVIDISLPHTEYAVAVYYIVANAEASSNLARYDGVRYGHRTSESHGIIDMYCRTRSEGFGNEVKRRIMLGNYALSSGYYDAYYLKASKVRNLIKNDFDIAFEEVDCIICPTSPVPAFKIGERANNPLEMYLSDIYTIPANLAGIPGISIPCGFSREALPIGMQILGKHFEEKKLLQIAYAFERETDFHLKKPVLKVSSV from the coding sequence TTGAGACTTTTTGAATCCACCGCACTTCAAATAAAAGCAAAAATCTTATCAAAAGAAATACATGTAACAGAGCTTGTTAAGCATTTTGTTAAACGGATAAAAGATGTTGAGCCGAATATTCAGGCTTACATAACGATACATGAAGAAGAGGCATTAAAAAAAGCAGCGGAAATTGATAAAAAAATTGAAAATGCCGAAAAAGTCGGTTTGCTTGCAGGTATCCCGGTTGCCGTTAAAGATAACATCTGCACCAAAAATTTATATACCACCTGCGCCTCAGAAATACTTAAGAATTTCATTCCTCCTTATGACGCCTTTGTTGTTAATCGTCTAAAAGAAGAAGATGCCGTAATCATTGGCAAGACAAATTTAGACGAATTTGCAATGGGGTCATCTACAGAAAATTCTCGTTACAAAGTAACACGCAATCCCTGGAATCTTGATTATGTCCCTGGTGGCTCTAGCGGCGGTTCTGCTGCGGCCGTAGCTGCTGATCTTTCAATAATGGCTTTAGGATCTGAAACTGGTGGTTCTGTCAGACAGCCTGCAGCCTTTTGTGGCGTCGTAGGTTTAAAGCCAACATATGGCCGGGTATCACGGTATGGTCTGGTCGCCTTTGGCTCTTCTCTCGATCAGGTTGGCACAGTAACAAAAGATGTGAGCGATGCGGCTCTCATATTACAGGTAATCGCAGGTTATGATTTGCATGACTCTACTTCTGCAAATGTACCTGTTCCTGATTATTTAAATGGTATTGATTCCGGTATTGATGGCTTACGGATTGGGATTCCAAAAGAATACTTTGCAACTGGTTTGAGTGCAGATGTTCATAAAGCACTTAAAGATGCTTTGAAAGTATATGAACGTCTTGGTGCAAAAGTTATTGATATATCTTTGCCACATACCGAATATGCTGTTGCAGTTTATTATATTGTTGCAAATGCAGAGGCAAGCTCAAATTTAGCACGTTACGATGGTGTTCGATATGGACACAGGACATCCGAATCACACGGAATTATAGACATGTATTGCCGTACCCGGTCTGAAGGATTTGGTAACGAAGTCAAACGGCGTATCATGTTAGGAAACTATGCGCTGAGTTCCGGATATTATGATGCTTATTATTTGAAGGCATCAAAGGTCAGGAATTTAATAAAAAATGATTTCGATATTGCCTTTGAAGAGGTTGATTGCATCATTTGTCCTACCTCTCCTGTGCCCGCCTTCAAAATAGGTGAGCGTGCTAATAATCCATTAGAGATGTATCTTTCCGATATCTATACCATTCCGGCAAATCTTGCTGGCATTCCTGGTATTTCGATTCCTTGTGGGTTTTCAAGAGAAGCGTTACCCATTGGAATGCAGATTCTTGGAAAACATTTTGAAGAGAAAAAATTATTACAAATCGCATATGCTTTCGAGCGGGAGACTGATTTCCATCTAAAGAAACCCGTATTGAAGGTTTCTTCAGTGTAA
- the gatC gene encoding Asp-tRNA(Asn)/Glu-tRNA(Gln) amidotransferase subunit GatC, giving the protein MDKKVIEYIASLSRVELSEPEKEMFVHQLSDILSYIEKLNKLNTENVKPMAYTTNASNVFREDMLEPSIPLKDVQLNAPAIKGVFFKVPKVIE; this is encoded by the coding sequence ATAGATAAAAAAGTTATTGAATATATAGCTAGTCTTTCTCGAGTTGAGCTTTCTGAGCCAGAAAAAGAGATGTTTGTTCACCAACTCAGCGATATTCTATCTTATATAGAAAAGCTTAATAAGTTAAATACCGAAAATGTTAAACCGATGGCCTACACAACAAATGCTTCTAATGTATTTAGAGAAGATATGTTAGAACCTTCGATTCCTTTAAAAGATGTTCAGTTAAATGCCCCTGCCATAAAAGGTGTTTTTTTTAAAGTACCAAAGGTAATTGAATAA
- the rpmB gene encoding 50S ribosomal protein L28: MSQVCLICGKKTQVGNQIERRGLAKWKGGVGRKITGKTKRKFKINLQRVRAKIGGTVKKIRVCTRCISAGKVTKAL; this comes from the coding sequence ATGTCTCAGGTATGTCTAATATGTGGGAAAAAAACACAGGTTGGAAATCAGATTGAACGGAGAGGGTTAGCTAAGTGGAAGGGCGGTGTTGGTAGGAAAATTACTGGTAAAACCAAAAGAAAATTTAAAATAAATTTACAAAGAGTAAGAGCGAAAATTGGTGGCACCGTCAAAAAAATTAGAGTTTGTACCCGATGTATCAGTGCCGGTAAAGTGACGAAGGCCTTGTAA
- a CDS encoding transcriptional repressor yields MLTNEDKFKEYLESKNLKFTPERQAILNRVFANPKHFEADELLVDLRLHKLRISKATIYRTLSLLVKGGLLREVIFGERHAHYEQVYGNDHHDHLVCNNCGKIIEFVEHRIEKLQDEVCRKNKFEPESHRLQIQGLCEDCTKKNDIVTRKKNPIAGA; encoded by the coding sequence ATGCTTACAAATGAGGATAAATTTAAAGAATATCTTGAATCGAAAAATCTAAAATTTACACCTGAAAGGCAAGCAATACTTAATCGGGTATTTGCAAACCCGAAACATTTTGAAGCAGATGAATTATTGGTTGATCTCAGACTGCACAAGTTAAGAATTTCTAAGGCTACTATTTATCGTACACTTTCTTTGCTTGTAAAAGGTGGTTTATTGAGAGAAGTTATTTTTGGTGAGAGGCATGCGCACTATGAACAAGTATATGGGAATGATCATCATGATCACTTGGTTTGTAACAACTGTGGAAAGATAATTGAATTCGTTGAACATAGAATAGAAAAACTTCAAGATGAGGTTTGCAGAAAGAATAAGTTTGAACCGGAATCGCATCGTTTGCAGATACAAGGTTTATGTGAAGATTGTACTAAAAAAAATGATATTGTAACGAGGAAGAAAAATCCAATTGCGGGGGCGTGA
- a CDS encoding acetyl-CoA carboxylase carboxyltransferase subunit alpha, which yields MSEKTVTELENLILEIEHRIEDLENTSLKDNIDRSAEIKYLREKRERLQMRLCSKLTPYDIVKIARHPLRPLAADYVNMIMDDFVELHGDKRFGDDKAIICGLGRIGQEKLLFVGQQKGKSTKERIACNFGMPNPEGYRKALQKMKLAEKFHLPIVTLIDTPGANPDIGAEERGQAHAIAENIYEMCRLKTPIINVVIGEGGSGGALGIGIGDKFAILEYAYYSVISPEGCAVILWKNAENAPESARSLQLTSKDLLNFGIVDEIIPEPLGAAHKDPKAMASVLKVRLIKYLEETKDIPVTKLIENRYERYRKIGKYVESGIGVNL from the coding sequence TTGTCTGAAAAAACTGTTACAGAGCTAGAAAATCTGATATTAGAGATTGAGCATCGTATCGAAGATTTGGAAAATACCTCCCTAAAGGATAACATTGACAGGAGTGCGGAGATAAAATATCTGAGAGAAAAGCGGGAGAGGCTTCAAATGCGGTTGTGCTCTAAATTAACTCCATATGACATTGTCAAAATAGCGCGACACCCCTTGCGCCCTCTCGCTGCAGACTATGTGAATATGATAATGGATGATTTTGTAGAACTTCACGGAGACAAGCGTTTTGGGGATGATAAAGCGATTATTTGTGGACTAGGAAGAATTGGACAGGAAAAGCTCTTGTTTGTAGGCCAACAGAAGGGAAAGAGTACAAAAGAGCGCATAGCATGTAATTTTGGGATGCCAAATCCTGAAGGATATAGAAAGGCACTGCAAAAAATGAAACTTGCAGAAAAGTTCCATTTGCCGATTGTTACGTTGATAGATACACCTGGTGCTAATCCAGACATTGGAGCTGAAGAGAGGGGACAGGCACATGCAATTGCAGAGAATATATATGAGATGTGTCGATTGAAAACACCAATTATTAACGTTGTCATAGGCGAAGGCGGTAGTGGTGGTGCATTGGGTATAGGTATTGGCGATAAATTTGCAATTTTGGAATATGCGTATTACTCAGTAATTTCCCCTGAAGGTTGCGCTGTAATATTATGGAAAAATGCCGAAAATGCACCGGAGTCGGCCAGGTCTTTGCAATTAACCTCAAAAGATTTGTTAAATTTTGGTATAGTGGATGAAATTATTCCAGAACCTCTGGGCGCGGCACATAAGGATCCTAAAGCAATGGCTAGTGTACTTAAGGTACGCTTAATTAAGTATTTAGAAGAAACAAAAGACATTCCGGTTACCAAACTTATAGAAAATCGATATGAAAGGTATAGGAAAATAGGCAAATACGTGGAAAGTGGTATTGGCGTTAATTTGTGA
- the bamC gene encoding outer membrane protein assembly factor BamC produces the protein MNHKGLSSTGYGIITLLLLIFLLTATFTGCATRSWGYRNMAAVSRYFDRDKSTVWDAVLLSSEGIPIEIKDKENGFLKTQWVKGWSTKRTSGLLLEGRWQERYRLLVKVTEERDKTYVSIDTQIEEKAPGGSQAYRWKRIVSDGTIEQEFLKKLENILNNQ, from the coding sequence ATGAACCACAAAGGATTATCAAGTACAGGATATGGTATTATAACACTGCTATTATTGATTTTTCTACTGACTGCCACCTTCACGGGATGTGCCACGAGAAGTTGGGGCTATAGGAATATGGCAGCTGTTTCCAGATATTTTGATAGAGATAAGAGTACTGTATGGGATGCAGTACTCCTGTCGTCCGAAGGTATTCCCATTGAAATCAAAGATAAGGAAAATGGCTTTTTAAAAACCCAGTGGGTTAAGGGTTGGTCGACAAAAAGGACGTCTGGGTTACTCCTGGAAGGGAGATGGCAAGAACGTTATCGTCTATTAGTTAAAGTAACCGAAGAACGGGACAAAACCTACGTTTCCATAGACACCCAGATCGAGGAAAAGGCACCGGGTGGTAGTCAGGCATACCGATGGAAACGTATTGTATCGGATGGTACTATTGAGCAAGAATTTTTAAAAAAACTGGAAAATATCCTTAATAATCAATGA
- a CDS encoding FMN-binding protein, translating into MMIKRIFFILTIFSSLPFILVPFISRTAKAQREVEPSENFQIQTYLTEEQAIALVFPECDEIVTDVFLMTSEEKGNLEKLLARRLYEDGFKVYIGKKEGVIQGYAIITEEIGKFHPFTFIVGVNPNGKINNIAILVYRESRGGEIAKKRFLYQFIGKSLKNPIRTNKDIINITGATMSVQYMCAGVRKVLAVISEYYLTGKRSVNNIKLSAGNTVTLEKEKSLDTKSGSQNTKGNEINVQKTTRNLEQNKKKNSNPEELPSDIKLLKQTRMIMGTFAEVSVYSSDEKTAGKAIEKALDEMERMDRIMSNYKNNTALSQLNRKAAKSPFPCQRELLDVIEQSQYYSELSNGAFDITVSPVVALWGFFNEKGHVPSDKEIERLLPAVSYRNIVIRKNNDPKKPDTVFLKNTKTQIDLGAIGKGYAVDKALEIIKKFGINNACINLGGNIYVLGTPAGKNEWNIGIQHPRDRNEILGYLGLKNEATATSGDYERFFIINGKRYSHIIDPRTGRPVNGTIAVTIVAPTGTEVDALSTSVFVLGPEKGMKLIQDIPDTHAMIAYEGKDGKLMIDMTRGFADKFKKTSVQGEDNVGWHVVASNQ; encoded by the coding sequence ATGATGATAAAACGTATATTCTTCATACTCACAATATTTTCTTCTTTACCATTTATCCTAGTACCATTCATTTCAAGAACAGCAAAGGCTCAGAGAGAAGTCGAGCCGTCTGAAAATTTCCAAATACAGACTTATCTCACAGAAGAACAAGCAATTGCCCTTGTCTTTCCTGAATGTGATGAAATTGTTACTGATGTATTTTTAATGACTTCGGAAGAAAAAGGTAACCTTGAAAAACTTCTTGCCAGAAGACTTTACGAAGATGGATTTAAGGTTTATATTGGAAAAAAGGAAGGGGTTATTCAGGGATATGCAATTATTACTGAGGAGATTGGAAAGTTTCATCCATTTACCTTTATTGTCGGCGTAAACCCAAATGGGAAAATTAATAATATAGCCATCCTAGTTTATCGTGAAAGCCGCGGCGGGGAAATTGCAAAAAAACGTTTTCTCTATCAATTTATTGGCAAGTCTCTTAAAAATCCAATTAGAACAAATAAGGATATCATCAACATTACAGGGGCAACCATGTCCGTACAGTATATGTGCGCTGGTGTGAGGAAGGTACTTGCTGTCATCAGCGAATATTACCTCACTGGCAAAAGAAGTGTCAATAATATTAAACTATCAGCCGGAAATACAGTGACACTTGAAAAAGAAAAATCCTTAGATACGAAAAGCGGATCTCAAAATACAAAGGGTAATGAGATCAATGTTCAAAAAACAACCAGAAACCTGGAGCAAAACAAAAAAAAGAACAGTAATCCCGAAGAGTTACCATCTGACATAAAACTCTTGAAACAAACTCGCATGATCATGGGCACCTTTGCTGAGGTGTCAGTATATTCAAGTGATGAAAAAACTGCTGGCAAGGCCATTGAAAAAGCGTTGGATGAAATGGAACGCATGGATCGCATTATGAGTAATTACAAAAACAATACTGCACTTTCCCAATTAAACAGAAAGGCAGCAAAATCACCTTTTCCCTGCCAAAGAGAACTTCTCGACGTAATTGAACAATCGCAATATTACAGCGAATTAAGTAACGGTGCCTTTGATATTACTGTCTCACCAGTCGTCGCCTTATGGGGATTTTTTAACGAAAAAGGTCATGTCCCATCCGATAAAGAAATAGAAAGGCTTCTACCGGCAGTCTCTTACAGGAACATTGTAATAAGGAAGAATAACGACCCGAAAAAACCAGACACTGTATTCTTAAAAAATACAAAAACTCAAATTGATTTGGGCGCAATAGGAAAAGGGTATGCCGTAGATAAGGCATTGGAAATCATAAAAAAATTTGGCATAAACAATGCCTGTATTAATCTTGGAGGTAATATTTATGTACTTGGCACACCTGCGGGTAAAAATGAATGGAATATTGGCATACAACATCCGCGGGACAGAAATGAGATTCTAGGCTATCTGGGACTTAAAAATGAAGCCACAGCCACGTCAGGAGATTACGAACGTTTTTTTATAATCAATGGAAAACGGTACTCCCACATCATAGACCCCAGGACAGGAAGACCCGTAAATGGGACGATAGCAGTAACGATCGTCGCTCCCACCGGTACGGAGGTCGATGCGCTATCTACCAGTGTCTTTGTCTTAGGTCCAGAAAAAGGCATGAAGCTTATCCAGGATATTCCTGATACTCATGCCATGATTGCATATGAGGGAAAGGATGGAAAACTCATGATTGATATGACAAGGGGTTTTGCAGACAAATTCAAAAAAACCAGTGTTCAAGGAGAAGACAATGTCGGGTGGCATGTGGTCGCTTCCAATCAGTAA
- a CDS encoding radical SAM protein, producing MLSNLVFSTTYQCPISCRYCGAECGPRETARLSLQDMITIVDHVFSYGKLELVVFTGGEPFLLGEDLRRCVEYCAKKELLTRIVTNGFWAKNPQTAREIMKIYKDAGLTEINFSCDDYHQEFIPLERIKYANDACLELGFPALIGHKTMKGCTLSIDYLEQFLEVKLARFDPREKNPDNNVVSTGYTVPVAKDMHLIPDDEILYPPSDYHWKAPCSSILQRVIITPRKELSICCGMIPRGVKEIVFGTLDDYTLEELITMAHNDLIVNWLALEGPYGLMKFILQKDPNIPFRKQYVNICHLCSEIFTRKDCRKILSKYAHEKALEISLERCLYDYIRTKEFKEGTVLTESTPL from the coding sequence ATGCTTTCGAATCTTGTTTTTTCAACTACCTACCAATGTCCCATAAGTTGCCGTTACTGTGGGGCTGAGTGCGGCCCCAGGGAAACAGCCCGCCTTTCCTTGCAGGACATGATTACGATCGTCGATCATGTCTTTTCTTACGGAAAACTAGAACTGGTTGTCTTTACCGGCGGAGAACCATTCCTTTTAGGAGAAGACCTGAGAAGGTGTGTAGAGTATTGTGCGAAAAAGGAGCTTTTAACCAGAATTGTCACGAACGGGTTTTGGGCTAAAAATCCACAGACTGCAAGAGAAATTATGAAGATTTATAAGGATGCCGGATTGACCGAAATAAATTTTAGCTGCGATGATTACCATCAGGAGTTTATACCCCTGGAACGGATAAAATACGCCAACGATGCCTGCCTTGAGCTTGGATTCCCTGCCCTGATCGGGCACAAAACGATGAAAGGGTGCACGCTTTCGATAGATTATCTTGAGCAATTTCTGGAGGTTAAACTCGCACGTTTTGACCCGCGGGAAAAGAATCCCGATAATAATGTTGTTTCTACAGGTTATACGGTGCCTGTTGCAAAAGACATGCACCTCATCCCCGATGACGAGATCCTGTACCCGCCTTCTGATTACCACTGGAAGGCACCGTGTTCATCCATCCTTCAGCGGGTGATAATTACCCCCCGCAAAGAACTCTCCATCTGTTGCGGTATGATCCCAAGAGGCGTGAAAGAGATCGTATTCGGAACTCTTGACGACTATACACTTGAAGAACTCATAACCATGGCACACAATGATCTCATCGTAAACTGGCTTGCACTGGAGGGTCCCTATGGGCTTATGAAGTTTATACTCCAGAAAGACCCAAACATACCCTTTCGCAAGCAGTATGTTAATATCTGCCACTTATGCAGCGAAATCTTTACCAGGAAAGATTGTAGAAAAATCCTTTCTAAATATGCTCATGAAAAAGCGCTAGAAATCTCTCTGGAAAGATGCCTTTATGATTACATAAGAACCAAAGAATTTAAAGAAGGCACCGTTTTAACAGAGTCAACGCCTCTGTAA
- a CDS encoding prephenate dehydrogenase, translated as MQFGTICIIGPGLIGGSIGLGLKKRNLAKTIIGVGHRASSIENALKMDAIDIGILNPEEAVKDADIVILATAVDKIIDTAKRVIPFMKCNAILTDVGSTKNHIVEHITNNMREDIAFIGAHPIAGSEQRGVDFASPDLFVGCSCIITPPNKNLKGLETISSLWQLLGAKILYLTAEQHDEILAYVSHLPHLIASCLVNSIKQEHLVYGASGLRDATRIASGDPELWINIFDQNRENVIKSIDQFIAELAGFKNDLLKKNKPMVLDRLQKAKLARDSVFHNNSENQGTNK; from the coding sequence ATGCAATTCGGAACAATCTGTATCATTGGCCCGGGACTTATTGGTGGATCCATTGGTCTGGGACTAAAAAAAAGAAATTTGGCAAAGACCATTATCGGCGTGGGTCACAGGGCTTCATCTATCGAAAATGCCCTTAAAATGGATGCCATTGATATCGGGATTTTAAATCCTGAGGAGGCTGTAAAAGATGCGGATATTGTAATACTAGCTACAGCCGTAGACAAAATTATTGATACGGCAAAAAGGGTTATCCCGTTCATGAAATGCAACGCCATCCTCACTGATGTGGGGAGCACAAAAAATCATATTGTTGAACACATAACAAATAATATGAGAGAAGACATCGCCTTTATCGGTGCTCATCCCATTGCAGGCTCAGAACAAAGAGGTGTTGATTTTGCCTCGCCAGACCTTTTTGTAGGCTGCAGCTGCATCATAACGCCTCCAAACAAAAATTTAAAAGGGTTGGAAACAATTTCTTCTCTGTGGCAACTTTTGGGAGCTAAAATACTATATTTAACTGCAGAACAACATGATGAAATACTTGCGTACGTAAGTCACCTGCCCCACCTGATTGCCTCATGTCTGGTGAATTCCATCAAACAAGAACATCTCGTTTATGGCGCCAGTGGATTAAGGGATGCAACAAGGATCGCATCCGGTGACCCGGAGCTATGGATAAATATCTTTGATCAAAATCGCGAAAATGTTATAAAATCAATTGACCAATTTATAGCGGAACTTGCTGGATTTAAAAACGATCTCCTGAAGAAAAACAAGCCTATGGTACTCGACAGATTGCAAAAGGCAAAGTTGGCACGTGATAGTGTGTTTCACAACAATTCAGAAAACCAAGGTACAAACAAATAA
- the purL gene encoding phosphoribosylformylglycinamidine synthase subunit PurL, protein MYSRIEVFFKNEFPDPLGNNIRSEIEAFGFQGVTNVRVRQVYIIFGNVRKNDLDTIAKKLLVDTITQDYQISDFVVSAQSNDFGSRIGDLGHHILEISRKPGVMDPIEQSVLKALRDIGISIDGVKTAQKYLIDGNISKEAIRSIATKVLANTKIEDVFIYPKTPNYDHGNIQYSFKKQTIPLLHADNKQLEEISIRGQLSLNLPEMQSIQRYYQSMNREPTDIELETIAQTWSEHCVHKTFKGIIDFDGNKIDNLLQNTIMKATKELNKPWCVSVFKDNAGIIQFDDYYNVCFKVETHNHPSAIEPYGGANTGVGGVIRDIMGTGLGGKPILNTDVFCFGLPDTPLDKIPKGILHPKRIFKGVVAGVRDYGNRMGIPTANGAIFFDERYIGNPLVFCGTVGLIPKNKCQKEAHPNDLIVVAGGRTGRDGIHGATFSSAELHEQSEQMSGGAVQIGNAITEKALLDVLLQARDKGLYNCITDCGAGGLSSAIGEMGQDLGALVNLEKVPLKYEELSYTEIWISEAQERMILAVPPEKENDILDLFKAENVEATVVGRFANDKILRLFYHSNLVGEIKMDFLHKGIPRLERKATWHRPVFEEPALPEKEDFGTDLKKILSAWNVCSKEWVIRQYDHEVQGGSVLKPLQGIQNDGPGDACIVTPVLGSKKGIIVSNGMNPRYGDIDPYHMAASAIDEALRQIIAVGGSLEQVALLDNFCWGNTNKPDRLGSLVRAAQACYDIAVAYGTPFISGKDSLNNEFVTDKETIVIPPTLLISAVSVMEDVRNAVSMDAKEPGNLVYIVGLTRPELGGSHYYHIHGYKGNNVPKVDAVLGKNVMNALSQAIKCRIVKSCHDCSEGGLAVATAEMAFSGGYGMTLNLSAVATEGTIHRNDTILFSESNSRFIVEVRPEHQKQFETLVKDIPWGLLGKITSEPIIKITGLNKKLVIHENIYDLKEAWQVPLRW, encoded by the coding sequence GTGTACTCAAGAATTGAAGTATTTTTTAAAAACGAATTCCCCGACCCTTTGGGAAACAATATACGGTCAGAGATCGAGGCATTTGGTTTCCAGGGTGTTACAAACGTCAGGGTCCGCCAGGTTTATATCATCTTTGGGAATGTAAGGAAAAACGACCTGGACACTATTGCAAAAAAACTCCTGGTGGACACCATTACGCAAGATTATCAGATTTCGGACTTCGTTGTGAGCGCTCAGTCGAACGATTTCGGATCTCGGATTGGGGATTTGGGACATCATATTCTTGAAATTAGCCGTAAGCCCGGCGTCATGGACCCTATCGAGCAATCGGTTTTGAAGGCACTTCGTGATATAGGAATAAGCATAGATGGTGTTAAAACCGCCCAAAAGTATCTAATCGATGGAAATATATCAAAGGAAGCAATCCGCAGCATAGCAACTAAAGTCCTTGCAAACACAAAGATAGAAGATGTCTTTATTTACCCCAAAACACCCAATTACGATCATGGCAATATTCAGTATTCCTTTAAAAAACAAACCATACCTCTATTACATGCAGACAATAAACAATTGGAAGAGATAAGTATCCGTGGTCAGTTATCCTTAAATTTACCAGAGATGCAATCTATCCAGCGATATTATCAGTCCATGAACCGGGAACCTACCGACATTGAACTCGAGACAATTGCCCAGACATGGTCTGAACACTGCGTCCATAAAACCTTCAAAGGTATCATAGATTTCGATGGAAATAAAATCGATAATCTCCTGCAAAACACCATCATGAAGGCCACAAAAGAACTGAATAAACCCTGGTGTGTCTCTGTATTTAAAGACAATGCGGGCATTATTCAGTTTGATGACTATTACAATGTTTGTTTTAAGGTAGAAACCCATAACCATCCGTCCGCTATTGAACCTTATGGGGGCGCCAACACGGGCGTTGGAGGTGTAATCAGGGACATTATGGGTACAGGATTGGGGGGCAAACCCATCCTTAATACGGATGTATTTTGTTTCGGTCTCCCGGATACCCCGCTGGATAAAATCCCCAAGGGCATTTTACATCCAAAAAGGATTTTCAAGGGCGTTGTTGCAGGGGTTAGAGATTATGGCAACCGCATGGGCATCCCCACTGCCAACGGCGCCATCTTCTTTGATGAGCGATATATTGGCAATCCATTAGTCTTCTGCGGAACTGTAGGTCTTATACCCAAAAACAAGTGTCAAAAAGAGGCCCATCCCAATGACCTCATCGTTGTTGCCGGTGGCAGGACGGGACGCGACGGCATCCACGGTGCCACATTCTCCTCAGCAGAATTACATGAACAATCTGAACAGATGTCCGGAGGCGCTGTGCAAATCGGCAATGCCATAACGGAAAAGGCGTTGTTGGACGTGCTTTTACAGGCCCGTGACAAAGGACTGTACAATTGCATCACCGATTGTGGTGCGGGTGGCCTGTCCTCTGCTATTGGGGAAATGGGTCAAGACCTGGGAGCCTTGGTAAATTTGGAAAAGGTACCTCTGAAATACGAAGAGCTCTCCTACACCGAAATCTGGATCTCCGAGGCGCAGGAACGTATGATACTCGCCGTCCCACCAGAAAAAGAAAACGACATCCTTGACCTATTTAAGGCTGAAAACGTTGAGGCAACGGTCGTAGGAAGATTCGCCAATGATAAAATATTGCGCCTGTTTTACCATTCTAATCTGGTTGGCGAAATAAAAATGGATTTCCTCCACAAAGGTATACCAAGATTAGAACGCAAGGCTACGTGGCATAGACCTGTCTTTGAGGAACCTGCACTACCCGAAAAAGAAGATTTTGGAACCGATTTAAAAAAGATACTTTCTGCATGGAATGTCTGCAGTAAAGAATGGGTCATACGCCAATACGACCATGAGGTACAGGGCGGAAGTGTACTAAAACCCCTTCAAGGTATACAGAATGATGGGCCAGGTGACGCCTGTATTGTTACCCCGGTGCTGGGGTCTAAGAAAGGTATCATCGTATCCAATGGGATGAACCCCCGATACGGCGACATAGACCCCTATCACATGGCCGCCTCCGCTATTGATGAGGCGTTGCGGCAGATCATAGCCGTTGGTGGGAGTTTAGAACAGGTTGCACTTTTAGATAACTTCTGCTGGGGCAACACCAACAAACCAGACCGACTCGGCAGCCTTGTGAGGGCGGCACAGGCCTGCTACGACATTGCTGTCGCATACGGAACCCCATTCATCTCCGGGAAAGACAGCCTGAATAACGAATTCGTTACTGATAAGGAAACGATTGTAATACCCCCGACCTTACTCATCTCTGCTGTTTCGGTGATGGAGGACGTGCGGAATGCCGTATCCATGGATGCCAAAGAACCCGGCAACCTGGTCTATATTGTAGGTCTCACCCGACCAGAATTGGGTGGTTCACACTATTATCATATACATGGATACAAAGGGAACAATGTCCCAAAGGTAGATGCCGTCTTAGGGAAAAATGTGATGAATGCCCTATCACAAGCAATAAAATGCAGGATTGTAAAGTCGTGTCATGACTGCTCAGAAGGCGGTCTTGCCGTTGCTACCGCAGAAATGGCATTCTCAGGAGGATACGGCATGACACTCAACCTATCTGCAGTGGCTACAGAAGGGACTATTCACAGAAACGACACCATTCTCTTTTCTGAATCAAACAGCCGTTTTATTGTTGAAGTACGACCTGAGCATCAGAAACAATTTGAAACACTCGTAAAAGATATTCCATGGGGACTATTGGGAAAAATCACATCTGAACCGATCATCAAAATCACCGGTCTAAACAAAAAACTCGTTATCCACGAAAACATTTACGATCTCAAAGAAGCGTGGCAAGTACCGCTCAGATGGTAA